CGGATAGTGGTGTCGCCTGCATAATGATAGAGATAAAGATTCCTGCACTGACAGCCGCACCGCACGCTCCCCAGAATCCACAGATACCGCCCGGCACCTTCGCTCCTCGGCTCTGCATCTCGACCAAAGCAGACATCAGTTCCACGTTACTGCCCGCATTGCAGTAAGCAGTAAGAAGGGCACTGCCTACAATGGTATGATGCTCGGGCCCGTGCATATGACAAAACGGCAGATCGACCAGTTCCTCAAATATGCGGATAGGATCCTTGGAGCGGGTATTCATACACACCTCTATGATCGTATCCAATCCTTTCGTATGACATTCATTGCATACATAATGTCCTTCCGTACACTTTGTGTTGCTTGGCTCGGTCTTGTGACAGACAGCACATTCCATCGTTTTTTCTCTGTCAAGATAGACGAGTGGCGCTTTGCAGATCAAACATTCTTCCGTCATGACAAGTCCCCCTGCAATAAAGTGAACTGATTTTTGTCGAATATGAGGAGGCCGTCATCTCGCATTTTGCCAAGCTCGTTTGACATGGCACTGCGGTCTACGGCAAGAAAGTCGGCGAGCTGTTGACGATTG
This DNA window, taken from Selenomonadales bacterium, encodes the following:
- a CDS encoding SAM-dependent methyltransferase, coding for MTEECLICKAPLVYLDREKTMECAVCHKTEPSNTKCTEGHYVCNECHTKGLDTIIEVCMNTRSKDPIRIFEELVDLPFCHMHGPEHHTIVGSALLTAYCNAGSNVELMSALVEMQSRGAKVPGGICGFWGACGAAVSAGIFISIIMQATPLS